A window of the Agrococcus jejuensis genome harbors these coding sequences:
- the yidD gene encoding membrane protein insertion efficiency factor YidD → MLIPRNVCIAILVAYRAIVSPLYGDVCRYYPSCSSYTLQAIQQHGAVRGIWMGARRIVRCHPWAAGGVDDIPVPRRAMTLTRFGFVTGAA, encoded by the coding sequence ATGCTGATCCCCCGCAACGTGTGCATCGCGATCCTCGTCGCGTACCGCGCCATCGTCTCGCCGCTGTACGGCGACGTGTGCCGGTACTACCCGAGCTGCTCGTCGTACACGCTGCAGGCGATCCAGCAGCACGGCGCCGTGCGCGGGATCTGGATGGGGGCTCGGCGCATCGTGCGCTGCCACCCCTGGGCAGCCGGCGGCGTCGACGACATCCCCGTGCCGCGACGAGCGATGACGCTCACGAGATTCGGCTTCGTCACCGGAGCCGCCTGA
- the rnpA gene encoding ribonuclease P protein component — protein sequence MLPKPNRVVHAADFRRIVRAGRRISSPIAVLHVTEAEAATSRFGFVVSKKVGNAVVRNRVRRRMSEHVRQHLLPLDHPVDVVVRAMPAAATADCGTLTAAFEPLLRSR from the coding sequence GTGCTGCCGAAGCCGAACCGCGTCGTGCACGCGGCCGACTTCCGGCGCATCGTCCGCGCGGGGCGCAGGATCTCCTCCCCCATCGCGGTGCTCCACGTCACCGAAGCCGAAGCGGCAACGAGCCGCTTCGGCTTCGTCGTGTCCAAGAAGGTGGGCAACGCCGTCGTGCGCAATCGCGTGCGACGCCGCATGTCCGAGCACGTGCGGCAGCACCTGCTGCCGCTCGACCATCCGGTCGACGTCGTCGTACGGGCGATGCCTGCAGCCGCCACAGCCGACTGCGGTACGCTGACCGCTGCATTCGAACCATTGCTGAGGTCACGATGA
- the rpmH gene encoding 50S ribosomal protein L34 has product MSKRTFQPNNRRRAKKHGFRLRMRTRAGRAILAARRRKGRVELSA; this is encoded by the coding sequence ATGAGCAAGCGCACGTTCCAGCCGAACAACCGCCGCCGCGCCAAGAAGCACGGCTTCCGCCTCCGCATGCGTACGCGTGCGGGTCGCGCCATCCTCGCGGCTCGTCGCCGCAAGGGGCGCGTCGAGCTCTCCGCCTGA
- the dnaA gene encoding chromosomal replication initiator protein DnaA, translating into MSDGGDAHQLWASVMATLAGDLRIPPSVRGFLDLVEPQGAMGSVLYLDVPNDLTRDMIEQRLRIPVTEAIVDNAVDITSFKIVVNPELELGAALDETPEVATPYVQHEVISAPTDAMRPVAGQRVESRLNPKYVFDNFVIGGSNRFAHAAALAVAEAPAKAYNPLFIYGDSGLGKTHLLHAIGHYAENMYPGIRVRYVSSEEFTNDFINSIANNQGQAFQARYREVDVLLIDDIQFLQGKESTQEAFFHTFNTLHDHDKQVVITSDVAPKHLTGFEARMVSRFEWGLITDVTAPELETRIAILRKKAQAERMDAPDDILEQIAERVTTNIRELEGTLIRVTAFASLNRLPVTMDLAQTVLKDLFAQSSEVVIGPSDIITHTAGYFQLTEEDLYGSSRSQTVALARQIAMYLCREMTSLSLPKIGQLFGNRDHTTVMYANKKIEKLMKEKRSVYTQVTELTARIKQAPAR; encoded by the coding sequence ATGAGCGATGGTGGCGACGCCCACCAGCTCTGGGCCTCCGTGATGGCGACCCTTGCAGGCGACCTGCGCATACCGCCCTCTGTCCGGGGATTCCTCGATCTCGTGGAGCCTCAGGGCGCCATGGGATCCGTGCTCTACCTCGACGTCCCGAACGACCTCACGCGCGACATGATCGAGCAGCGGCTCCGCATCCCGGTGACCGAGGCGATTGTGGACAACGCTGTGGACATCACGTCGTTCAAGATCGTCGTGAACCCCGAGCTCGAGCTCGGCGCGGCGCTCGACGAGACCCCCGAGGTCGCGACGCCGTACGTGCAGCACGAGGTCATCTCGGCGCCGACCGATGCCATGCGACCCGTCGCGGGTCAGCGTGTCGAGTCGCGGCTCAACCCGAAGTACGTCTTCGACAACTTCGTCATCGGCGGCTCGAACCGCTTCGCGCACGCCGCCGCCCTCGCCGTGGCCGAGGCGCCGGCGAAGGCGTACAACCCGCTCTTCATCTACGGCGACTCCGGTCTCGGCAAGACCCACCTGCTCCACGCCATCGGCCACTACGCCGAGAACATGTACCCGGGCATCCGCGTCCGCTACGTGTCGAGCGAGGAGTTCACGAACGACTTCATCAACTCGATCGCGAACAACCAGGGCCAGGCGTTCCAGGCCCGGTACCGCGAGGTCGACGTGCTGCTGATCGACGACATCCAGTTCCTGCAGGGCAAGGAGTCGACGCAGGAAGCGTTCTTCCACACCTTCAACACGCTCCACGACCACGACAAGCAGGTCGTGATCACGTCGGACGTGGCGCCGAAGCACCTCACGGGCTTCGAGGCGCGCATGGTGTCGCGGTTCGAGTGGGGTCTCATCACCGACGTCACGGCGCCCGAGCTCGAGACGCGCATCGCGATCCTGCGCAAGAAGGCGCAGGCGGAGCGCATGGATGCGCCCGACGACATCCTCGAGCAGATCGCCGAGCGCGTGACGACGAACATCCGCGAGCTCGAGGGCACGCTCATCCGCGTCACCGCGTTCGCGAGCCTCAACCGCCTGCCGGTCACGATGGACCTCGCGCAGACGGTGCTCAAGGATCTGTTCGCGCAGTCGAGCGAGGTCGTGATCGGGCCGAGCGACATCATCACGCACACGGCCGGCTACTTCCAGCTGACCGAGGAGGACCTGTACGGGTCGTCGCGGTCGCAGACCGTGGCGCTCGCGAGGCAGATCGCGATGTACCTGTGCCGTGAGATGACGAGCCTGTCGCTGCCGAAGATCGGCCAGCTGTTCGGCAACCGCGACCACACCACGGTCATGTACGCGAACAAGAAGATCGAGAAGCTCATGAAGGAGAAGCGCTCGGTCTACACGCAGGTGACGGAGCTCACCGCGCGCATCAAGCAGGCGCCGGCGCGCTGA
- the dnaN gene encoding DNA polymerase III subunit beta — protein MRFVIHRDVFAEAVSFAVKLLPQRSTLPILTGVRIEAAAGKVTLSTFDYEVSATTSVDADVDVEGTVLVSGRLLSDIAGRLPQREIVVEETDGIVKVQCGSAKFTLLKMPIEEYPTLPEVAGRTGVVPGSDFAEAVAQVAVAASREDVTPVITGVQLEASDTRLSLIATDRYRVSVRSIPWDAGSDTDALTALVPARTISEVGRTFGSAAQISITMSEPGERQQIAFSAGDKTVTSLLIKGNYPPVRRLFPTETPHHAVLNTAELVEATRRVQLVLEREAALRCTFEDGQVTLEAIGSEQAQAQESVDAVLSGEDIVLSIKPQFLLDGLGATHAEFVRVAFTRSETTNKPGPMLITGQTSRDDAEATSFQYLLQPNLLLR, from the coding sequence GTGAGGTTCGTCATCCACAGGGATGTCTTCGCAGAGGCCGTGTCGTTCGCGGTGAAGCTGCTGCCGCAGCGCTCGACGCTGCCCATCCTCACGGGTGTGCGCATCGAGGCCGCCGCTGGCAAGGTCACGCTGTCGACGTTCGACTACGAGGTCTCGGCCACGACGTCGGTCGATGCCGACGTCGACGTCGAAGGCACCGTGCTCGTCTCGGGTCGACTGCTGAGCGACATCGCCGGCCGCCTCCCGCAGCGCGAGATCGTGGTCGAGGAGACCGACGGCATCGTCAAGGTGCAGTGCGGCTCGGCGAAGTTCACGCTGCTGAAGATGCCGATCGAGGAGTACCCGACGCTCCCCGAGGTCGCCGGCCGCACGGGCGTCGTCCCCGGCTCCGACTTCGCAGAGGCCGTCGCCCAGGTCGCCGTCGCCGCGTCGCGCGAGGACGTCACGCCCGTCATCACCGGCGTGCAGCTCGAGGCATCCGACACGCGCCTGTCGCTCATCGCCACCGACCGCTACCGCGTCTCGGTGCGCAGCATCCCGTGGGATGCGGGCAGCGACACCGACGCGCTCACGGCCCTCGTGCCGGCGCGCACGATCTCGGAGGTCGGCCGCACGTTCGGCTCGGCCGCGCAGATCTCCATCACGATGTCCGAGCCGGGCGAGCGCCAGCAGATCGCGTTCTCGGCAGGCGACAAGACGGTGACGAGCCTGCTCATCAAGGGCAACTACCCGCCCGTGCGCCGCCTCTTCCCGACCGAGACCCCGCACCACGCCGTGCTCAACACGGCCGAGCTCGTCGAGGCCACGCGTCGCGTGCAGCTCGTGCTCGAGCGCGAGGCCGCGCTGCGCTGCACGTTCGAGGACGGCCAGGTCACCCTCGAGGCGATCGGCTCCGAGCAGGCGCAGGCGCAGGAGTCGGTGGATGCCGTGCTCTCGGGCGAGGACATCGTGCTGTCGATCAAGCCGCAGTTCCTGCTCGATGGCCTGGGCGCGACGCACGCGGAGTTCGTGCGCGTCGCCTTCACCCGCTCGGAGACGACGAACAAGCCGGGCCCCATGCTCATCACGGGCCAGACGTCGCGCGACGACGCCGAGGCCACGAGCTTCCAGTACCTGCTGCAGCCCAACCTGCTGCTGCGCTGA
- the gnd gene encoding phosphogluconate dehydrogenase (NAD(+)-dependent, decarboxylating) — protein MTQLGLIGLGKMGGNMRDRVRAAGIEVVGYDRNPEVTDVESVEQLVASLAAPRTVWVMVPAGEITASVVADLAERLEPGDLVIDGGNSRFTEDATHAALLAERGIRFLDVGVSGGVWGLENGYGLMVGGETTDVERTMPIFDALRPEGPREEGFVHAGGVGAGHYVKMVHNGIEYGLMQAYAEGFELLEKSPIVSDVAGSFKAWQRGTVIRSWLLDLMVRALDADDDLSDIEGYVEDSGEGRWTVEEAIANAVPLPVISAALFARFESRQDDSPAMKAVAALRNQFGGHAVKSAE, from the coding sequence GTGACGCAGCTCGGACTCATCGGCCTCGGCAAGATGGGCGGCAACATGCGCGATCGCGTGCGTGCCGCAGGCATCGAGGTCGTCGGCTACGACCGCAACCCCGAGGTCACCGACGTCGAGAGCGTCGAGCAGCTCGTCGCCTCCCTCGCCGCGCCGCGCACGGTGTGGGTCATGGTGCCCGCCGGCGAGATCACGGCCTCGGTCGTGGCCGACCTCGCCGAGCGCCTCGAGCCCGGCGACCTCGTGATCGACGGCGGCAACTCCCGCTTCACCGAGGATGCGACGCACGCGGCGCTGCTCGCCGAGCGCGGCATCCGCTTCCTCGACGTGGGCGTCTCGGGCGGCGTCTGGGGCCTCGAGAACGGCTACGGCCTCATGGTCGGCGGCGAGACGACCGACGTCGAGCGCACCATGCCGATCTTCGACGCGCTGCGGCCAGAGGGTCCGCGCGAGGAGGGCTTCGTGCACGCGGGCGGCGTCGGCGCCGGGCACTACGTGAAGATGGTGCACAACGGCATCGAGTACGGCCTCATGCAGGCGTACGCCGAGGGCTTCGAGCTGCTCGAGAAGTCGCCGATCGTCTCCGACGTCGCCGGCTCGTTCAAGGCGTGGCAGCGCGGCACCGTCATCCGCTCGTGGCTGCTCGACCTCATGGTGCGCGCGCTCGACGCCGACGACGACCTGTCGGACATCGAGGGCTACGTCGAGGACTCGGGCGAGGGTCGCTGGACCGTCGAGGAGGCGATCGCCAACGCGGTGCCGCTGCCGGTGATCTCGGCCGCGCTCTTCGCGCGCTTCGAGTCGCGGCAGGACGACAGCCCCGCGATGAAGGCCGTCGCGGCGCTGCGCAACCAGTTCGGCGGCCACGCGGTCAAGTCGGCGGAGTGA
- the recF gene encoding DNA replication/repair protein RecF (All proteins in this family for which functions are known are DNA-binding proteins that assist the filamentation of RecA onto DNA for the initiation of recombination or recombinational repair.): MHVSRLELKDFRNYERAVVELEPGVTLLIGRNGQGKTNLVEALVVVATGSSHRVSHDAALVRAGVEQAFVRTSLTNGERTIGVDLQIQAKGSNKAQASGHPVRMSELPRYLRTVLFSPEDLALVRGDPGGRRKMLDQLIVQRSPRMGSVMSDLERVLRQRSSLLKSARATRMRPDDLTTLDVWDERLVALGLEVERARASLVAELQPHVAEAYRTVAGDEHVTEIRLVSEVPDDEVAYAEALRAKRREELDRGVSLLGPHRDDLDLDLGGLLARHYASHGESWSYALALRLAAAELIRHDAAGDPVVILDDVFAELDAGRRERLATAVSSFEQVLITAAVDDDVPDVLAGRRIRIAAGVVVEDSGSTTAAVVPAAAEPASEEAS, translated from the coding sequence ATGCACGTGAGCCGCCTCGAGCTGAAGGACTTCCGCAACTACGAGCGCGCCGTCGTCGAGCTCGAGCCCGGCGTCACGCTGCTCATCGGCCGCAACGGCCAGGGCAAGACGAACCTCGTCGAGGCGCTCGTCGTCGTCGCGACCGGTTCGAGCCATCGCGTGAGCCACGACGCGGCGCTCGTGCGCGCCGGCGTCGAACAGGCGTTCGTGCGCACGAGCCTCACGAACGGCGAGCGCACCATCGGCGTCGACCTGCAGATCCAGGCGAAGGGGTCGAACAAGGCGCAGGCATCCGGCCACCCCGTGCGCATGAGCGAGCTGCCGCGCTACCTGCGCACCGTGCTCTTCTCCCCCGAGGACCTCGCGCTCGTGCGCGGCGATCCTGGCGGACGGCGCAAGATGCTCGACCAGCTCATCGTGCAGCGCAGCCCGCGCATGGGCTCGGTGATGAGCGACCTCGAGCGCGTGCTGCGGCAGCGGTCGAGCCTGCTGAAGTCGGCGCGCGCGACGCGCATGAGGCCCGACGACCTCACGACCCTCGACGTGTGGGACGAGCGTCTCGTGGCGCTGGGGCTCGAGGTCGAGCGGGCGCGCGCCTCGCTCGTCGCCGAGCTGCAGCCGCACGTCGCCGAGGCGTACCGCACGGTCGCGGGCGACGAGCACGTCACCGAGATCCGCCTCGTGAGCGAGGTGCCCGACGACGAGGTCGCGTACGCGGAGGCGCTGCGCGCCAAGCGGCGCGAGGAGCTCGACCGCGGCGTGAGCCTGCTCGGCCCGCACCGCGACGACCTCGACCTCGACCTCGGCGGGCTGCTCGCCCGGCACTACGCGAGCCACGGGGAGTCGTGGTCGTACGCGCTCGCGCTGCGCCTCGCGGCCGCCGAGCTCATCCGCCACGACGCTGCCGGCGACCCCGTCGTGATCCTCGACGACGTGTTCGCCGAGCTCGACGCCGGCCGCCGCGAGCGGCTCGCCACGGCGGTGTCGTCGTTCGAGCAGGTGCTCATCACCGCCGCCGTCGACGACGACGTGCCCGACGTGCTCGCTGGGCGCCGCATCCGCATCGCCGCCGGCGTCGTCGTGGAGGACAGCGGATCGACGACGGCGGCCGTCGTGCCCGCCGCCGCGGAGCCCGCGAGCGAGGAGGCATCGTGA
- a CDS encoding DUF721 domain-containing protein, with protein sequence MKDLDAERDEPERVWMRIRARFGDPAITTKDGRRRTRRAAASEPFTAGRDPLGLGGVLDGLVSDAGWQGEMAQGGVLAEWPRIVGPEIADKTAPEGIAEGLLVVRCVSTAWEQQMRLMRADITTRIIAEFPQAGIVGIRFVGPQQHSFLKGPRTVRGRGPRDTWG encoded by the coding sequence GTGAAGGACCTCGACGCCGAGCGCGACGAGCCCGAGCGCGTGTGGATGCGCATCCGCGCCCGCTTCGGCGACCCCGCGATCACGACGAAGGACGGTCGCAGGCGCACGCGCCGCGCCGCGGCATCCGAGCCGTTCACCGCCGGCCGCGACCCGCTGGGCCTCGGCGGCGTGCTCGACGGCCTCGTCTCGGACGCCGGCTGGCAGGGCGAGATGGCGCAGGGCGGCGTGCTCGCCGAGTGGCCGCGCATCGTCGGCCCCGAGATCGCCGACAAGACCGCGCCGGAGGGCATCGCCGAGGGCCTGCTCGTCGTGCGCTGCGTGTCGACGGCGTGGGAGCAGCAGATGCGACTCATGCGCGCCGACATCACGACGCGCATCATCGCCGAGTTCCCGCAGGCGGGCATCGTGGGCATCCGCTTCGTGGGCCCGCAGCAGCACTCGTTCCTCAAGGGCCCGCGCACCGTGCGCGGTCGCGGCCCGCGCGACACCTGGGGATGA
- a CDS encoding four-carbon acid sugar kinase family protein encodes MHVDELLAGAPAPLTIPASEVAAALDPSLVQIVLDDDPTGTQSVADLPVLTRWEAEDLDWALATGAPAVYVLTNTRSLDEADAAARNREVVAVALAAAERAGRRASFVSRGDSTLRGHFPLETDVLRDAIIEAGGAAPHLTVLVPAFPDAGRITVDGVHHWVVDGEATPVGETAFAEDPTFGFRSSDLRDWVAEKTGGRIAAGDVFALTLEVIRAGTDAVVEALRALPAGTVVAVDVVDEGDMRQVALALHALEREGLGALLRVGPPYPRAHIGQEIAEPVRAEDVVFANDRGGLVVVGSHVPLTTQQLAALRAARPDTATIELDVRALIGDDRDAHLAERTATVADAIAHGTVIVHTTRERIDGADGDASLEIARRVSSGVVELVQRVLEAAPPRFVIAKGGITSSDVASEALRIRRARVVGPMLPGIVSLWQPDGGPADGIPYVVFAGNVGDADSLATVVATLAD; translated from the coding sequence GTGCACGTCGACGAGCTGCTGGCCGGCGCCCCCGCGCCCCTGACGATCCCCGCATCCGAGGTCGCGGCGGCGCTCGATCCCTCGCTCGTGCAGATTGTGCTCGACGACGACCCCACCGGCACGCAGTCGGTCGCCGACCTGCCCGTGCTCACGCGCTGGGAGGCCGAGGACCTCGACTGGGCCCTCGCGACCGGCGCCCCCGCCGTGTACGTGCTCACGAACACGCGCTCGCTCGACGAGGCGGATGCCGCGGCTCGCAACCGCGAGGTCGTGGCGGTGGCGCTCGCCGCCGCCGAGCGGGCCGGGCGTCGCGCATCGTTCGTGAGCCGCGGCGACTCGACGCTGCGCGGCCACTTCCCGCTCGAGACCGACGTGCTGCGCGACGCGATCATCGAGGCCGGCGGCGCGGCGCCGCACCTCACGGTGCTCGTGCCCGCCTTCCCCGACGCCGGCCGCATCACCGTGGACGGCGTGCACCACTGGGTCGTCGACGGCGAGGCGACGCCCGTGGGCGAGACGGCGTTCGCCGAGGATCCGACGTTCGGGTTCCGCTCGTCGGACCTGCGCGACTGGGTGGCCGAGAAGACCGGCGGCCGCATCGCGGCGGGCGACGTCTTCGCGCTCACGCTCGAGGTCATCCGCGCCGGCACGGACGCCGTCGTCGAGGCGCTGCGCGCGCTGCCGGCGGGCACGGTCGTCGCAGTGGACGTCGTCGACGAGGGCGACATGCGCCAGGTGGCGCTCGCGCTGCACGCGCTCGAGCGCGAGGGGCTCGGCGCGCTGCTGCGCGTCGGTCCGCCCTACCCGCGCGCCCACATCGGCCAGGAGATCGCCGAGCCCGTGCGGGCGGAGGACGTCGTCTTCGCGAACGACCGCGGCGGCCTCGTGGTCGTGGGCAGCCACGTGCCGCTCACGACGCAGCAGCTCGCCGCGCTGCGCGCGGCCCGTCCCGACACCGCGACGATCGAGCTCGACGTGCGCGCCCTCATCGGCGACGACCGCGACGCGCACCTCGCCGAGCGCACCGCGACGGTCGCCGACGCCATCGCGCACGGCACCGTCATCGTGCACACGACCCGCGAGCGCATCGACGGCGCAGATGGCGACGCGAGCCTCGAGATCGCGCGCCGAGTCTCGTCGGGCGTCGTCGAGCTCGTGCAGCGCGTGCTCGAGGCCGCCCCGCCGCGCTTCGTGATCGCGAAGGGCGGCATCACCTCGAGCGACGTCGCGTCGGAGGCCCTGCGCATCCGCCGCGCCCGCGTCGTGGGGCCCATGCTGCCCGGGATCGTCTCGCTCTGGCAGCCCGACGGCGGCCCGGCCGACGGCATCCCCTACGTCGTCTTCGCCGGCAACGTCGGCGACGCCGACTCGCTCGCGACAGTCGTCGCGACGCTCGCCGACTGA
- the gyrB gene encoding DNA topoisomerase (ATP-hydrolyzing) subunit B — translation MADETQNEYGADQIQILEGLEAVRKRPGMYIGSTGPRGLHHLVYEIVDNSVDEALAGYCDLIKIRMLADGGIEVVDNGRGIPVDPHSSDPTKSTLEVVLTVLHAGGKFGGGGYAVSGGLHGVGSSVVNALSSRLEVEIRRQGNLWTQSFAVGDPQGPLVKGEATEQTGTTIRFWPDGDIFETTEFDYDTLAKRFQQTAFLNKGLRIHVTDERPDHGEVAEDGSVSPRFEEFYYENGLRDYVEQLNRTKKVELVHDEIIDFESEDVERRMSVEIAMQWTTGYQEAVYTYANVINTHEGGTHEEGFRAALTSLVNRYARNTNQLREKDENLSGDDVREGLTAIISVKLGEPQFEGQTKTKLGNTEAKSFVQKVVNDQLGDWFERNPASAKEIVRKAIQAATARIAARKAREQTRRKGLLESGGMPGKLKDCQSRNPAECEIFLVEGNSAGGSAVQGRDPRTQAILPLRGKVLNVEKARLDRALQNVEIQSMITAFGAGLGEDFDPDKVRYHKIVLMADADVDGQHITTLLLTLLFRYMRPLIDQGWVYLAAPPLYKIKWTQGDPDYAFSDRERDELIRIGRDAGRKLPKANDGGLQRYKGLGEMNFSELWETTMDPETRVLKQVTLEDAAVADTVFSTLMGEDVESRRTFIQRNAKDVRFLDI, via the coding sequence ATGGCGGACGAGACGCAGAACGAGTACGGGGCCGATCAGATCCAGATCCTGGAGGGCCTCGAGGCCGTCAGGAAGCGTCCAGGCATGTACATCGGATCGACGGGTCCGCGGGGCCTCCACCACCTGGTGTACGAGATCGTCGACAACTCCGTCGACGAGGCGCTCGCAGGCTACTGCGACCTGATCAAGATCCGCATGCTCGCCGACGGCGGCATCGAGGTCGTCGACAACGGCCGCGGCATCCCCGTCGACCCGCACTCCTCCGACCCCACGAAGTCGACCCTCGAGGTCGTGCTCACCGTGCTGCACGCCGGCGGCAAGTTCGGCGGCGGCGGCTACGCCGTCTCGGGCGGCCTGCACGGCGTCGGCTCGTCGGTCGTCAACGCGCTCTCGTCGCGTCTCGAGGTCGAGATCCGCCGCCAGGGCAACCTGTGGACGCAGTCGTTCGCGGTCGGCGACCCGCAGGGCCCGCTCGTCAAGGGCGAGGCGACCGAGCAGACCGGCACGACCATTCGCTTCTGGCCAGACGGCGACATCTTCGAGACGACCGAGTTCGACTACGACACGCTTGCGAAGCGCTTCCAGCAGACGGCCTTCCTCAACAAGGGCCTGCGCATCCACGTCACCGACGAGCGCCCCGACCACGGCGAGGTCGCCGAGGACGGCTCGGTCTCGCCGCGGTTCGAGGAGTTCTACTACGAGAACGGCCTGCGCGACTACGTCGAGCAGCTCAACCGCACGAAGAAGGTCGAGCTCGTGCACGACGAGATCATCGACTTCGAGTCGGAGGACGTCGAGCGCCGCATGTCGGTCGAGATCGCGATGCAGTGGACGACGGGCTACCAGGAGGCCGTCTACACGTACGCGAACGTCATCAACACGCACGAGGGCGGCACGCACGAGGAGGGCTTCCGCGCTGCGCTGACGAGCCTCGTGAACCGCTACGCGCGGAACACGAACCAGCTGCGCGAGAAGGACGAGAACCTCTCGGGCGACGACGTGCGCGAGGGCCTCACCGCCATCATCTCCGTGAAGCTCGGCGAGCCGCAGTTCGAGGGCCAGACGAAGACGAAGCTCGGCAACACCGAGGCGAAGTCGTTCGTGCAGAAGGTCGTCAACGACCAGCTGGGCGACTGGTTCGAGCGCAACCCCGCGTCGGCGAAGGAGATCGTGCGCAAGGCCATCCAGGCCGCCACCGCACGCATCGCCGCCCGCAAGGCGCGCGAGCAGACGCGCCGCAAGGGCCTGCTCGAGTCGGGCGGCATGCCCGGCAAGCTCAAGGACTGCCAGTCGCGGAACCCCGCGGAGTGCGAGATCTTCCTCGTCGAGGGCAACTCGGCAGGCGGCTCGGCCGTGCAGGGTCGCGACCCGCGCACGCAGGCGATCCTGCCGCTGCGCGGCAAGGTGCTCAACGTCGAGAAGGCGCGCCTCGACCGTGCGTTGCAGAACGTCGAGATCCAGTCGATGATCACGGCCTTCGGTGCGGGCCTCGGCGAGGACTTCGACCCCGACAAGGTGCGGTACCACAAGATCGTGCTCATGGCCGATGCCGACGTCGACGGCCAGCACATCACGACGCTGCTGCTCACGCTGCTGTTCCGCTACATGCGCCCGCTGATCGACCAGGGCTGGGTCTACCTCGCCGCGCCGCCGCTCTACAAGATCAAGTGGACGCAGGGCGACCCCGACTACGCGTTCTCCGACCGGGAGCGCGACGAGCTCATCCGCATCGGCCGCGACGCCGGCCGCAAGCTGCCGAAGGCGAACGACGGCGGACTGCAGCGCTACAAGGGTCTCGGCGAGATGAACTTCTCGGAGCTGTGGGAGACCACGATGGACCCCGAGACGCGCGTGCTGAAGCAGGTGACCCTCGAGGACGCCGCCGTCGCCGACACCGTCTTCTCGACCCTCATGGGCGAGGACGTGGAGTCGCGCCGCACGTTCATCCAGCGCAACGCCAAGGACGTGAGGTTCCTGGACATCTAG